A region from the Streptomyces tsukubensis genome encodes:
- a CDS encoding ATP-binding protein produces MTSTTDGLFPAETRPAARHAFEIGFSPDESRVRPLRHLTADRLRRWHLADLADDAALIVSELVSNAIRHGDGHRITLRVEHRAHELRIEVADGTQERAVARTAGDEEEGGRGLLLVAALAREWGTSPGGETTWCVLAVPAEAPGPPVERLSR; encoded by the coding sequence ATGACCTCGACGACCGACGGGCTGTTCCCGGCCGAGACACGACCGGCCGCGCGCCATGCCTTCGAGATCGGCTTCTCCCCCGACGAATCCCGGGTCCGGCCCCTACGGCATCTCACGGCGGACCGGCTCCGCCGCTGGCACCTCGCCGACCTCGCCGACGACGCCGCACTGATCGTCTCCGAGCTGGTCAGCAACGCGATCCGGCACGGAGACGGCCACCGGATCACCCTGCGAGTCGAGCACCGCGCCCACGAACTCCGGATCGAAGTGGCGGACGGCACCCAGGAGCGGGCCGTCGCCAGGACGGCAGGGGACGAGGAGGAGGGCGGGCGCGGTCTGCTGCTGGTCGCCGCGCTCGCGCGGGAGTGGGGCACCAGCCCCGGTGGAGAGACCACCTGGTGCGTCCTCGCCGTCCCGGCGGAAGCCCCGGGGCCGCCCGTGGAACGGCTGTCCCGATGA
- a CDS encoding helix-turn-helix domain-containing protein, which yields MAAKRGATFRRRELGKELRKLREERGQTLQEVAEALGFSHTKLARVEIGENDLPRVTDLQRLIDLLGPDMPEEDQETLLQLHRESLSKEPWTPYKAYMPSRMPTFRGLEQDATVMRAWQPSFVFGLFQTEDYATALYQIAKPVDETKTEYVEQNVRLRMERKELITRTEDPLELRVIMDETAVRRVVGSPEVMRAQYREIVELSELDHVTVQILPHDVVTYRAESNFILLDFSETLAPVVQTDMWNTVSVTDERREVQRNIRRFDAMRDSALPPARTAGFLEQLTRERA from the coding sequence GTGGCAGCGAAGCGCGGAGCGACTTTTCGGCGCAGGGAGTTGGGCAAGGAGCTGCGGAAGCTCCGGGAGGAGAGGGGGCAGACCCTGCAGGAGGTGGCCGAGGCCCTGGGCTTCTCCCATACGAAGCTGGCGCGCGTCGAGATCGGGGAGAACGATCTGCCGCGCGTGACCGATCTCCAGCGGCTGATCGACCTTCTCGGACCGGATATGCCCGAGGAGGATCAGGAGACTCTGCTCCAACTGCACCGGGAGTCCCTGAGTAAGGAGCCGTGGACGCCGTACAAGGCGTACATGCCGTCGCGCATGCCGACGTTCCGCGGGCTGGAGCAGGATGCGACGGTGATGCGGGCCTGGCAGCCGTCATTTGTCTTCGGCCTCTTCCAGACCGAGGACTATGCGACGGCGCTCTACCAGATCGCCAAACCGGTCGACGAGACGAAGACCGAGTACGTCGAACAGAACGTCCGGCTGAGGATGGAGCGGAAGGAACTGATCACCCGCACCGAGGACCCGCTGGAGCTGCGGGTCATCATGGACGAGACCGCTGTACGCCGGGTGGTGGGCAGTCCCGAGGTGATGCGGGCGCAGTACCGGGAGATCGTGGAACTCTCGGAGCTGGACCATGTGACCGTCCAGATCCTGCCGCACGATGTCGTGACCTATCGGGCCGAGAGCAACTTTATTCTGCTGGACTTCTCCGAGACCCTCGCCCCCGTCGTACAGACCGATATGTGGAACACGGTCAGCGTCACCGACGAGCGGCGCGAGGTCCAGCGCAATATCCGCCGCTTCGACGCGATGCGGGACAGCGCGCTGCCGCCGGCTCGTACCGCCGGATTCCTGGAACAACTCACACGAGAGCGGGCTTAG
- a CDS encoding DUF397 domain-containing protein → MALGLASAATWFKSSYSNDSGGACVEIADLTGRVGVRDSKEPGGPVLLFGAAAFARFLAGAVGRPECPR, encoded by the coding sequence ATGGCCCTTGGACTGGCCTCCGCAGCCACTTGGTTCAAGTCCTCCTACAGCAACGACTCGGGCGGCGCGTGTGTCGAGATAGCGGATCTGACCGGCCGGGTCGGTGTCCGCGACTCCAAGGAGCCGGGTGGGCCCGTGCTGCTGTTCGGTGCTGCCGCGTTCGCCCGTTTCCTCGCGGGTGCGGTCGGCCGACCGGAGTGCCCGCGGTGA
- a CDS encoding aminotransferase class IV encodes MATFDDRPATADDLLPLALTSYGHFTTLRIEADGRVRGLSLHLERLVRDARTLFGTAVDTGRVRKLIRAATAGRDLPCTVRVTHYDPALNLTRPAEATGPRFLVTVRPAGELSSPPLAVMSVVYERDLPLVKHCGLVGALHARRTAQLAGFEDALLIGRDGLVSEGVTWNVGFVDADGRIVRPEGPALPGVTEALLPGGASEPVPLERTKGMRTAFATNAAIGVRALSSVDGTPLDTAHPVLDELREAYLAVPGEEL; translated from the coding sequence ATGGCGACCTTCGACGACCGGCCCGCGACCGCCGACGACCTGCTGCCGCTCGCGCTGACCTCGTACGGCCACTTCACCACCCTGCGCATCGAGGCCGACGGAAGGGTCCGCGGGCTCTCCCTGCACCTGGAGCGGCTGGTACGGGACGCCCGGACGCTCTTCGGTACCGCTGTGGACACCGGCCGGGTGCGGAAGCTGATCCGCGCGGCGACGGCCGGGCGGGACCTGCCGTGCACCGTACGCGTCACCCACTACGACCCGGCCCTGAACCTGACCCGCCCGGCGGAAGCCACCGGTCCGCGGTTCCTGGTGACCGTGCGCCCTGCCGGGGAACTGTCGTCGCCGCCGCTCGCGGTGATGAGCGTGGTGTACGAACGCGATCTCCCCCTGGTCAAACACTGCGGGCTCGTCGGCGCGCTGCACGCCCGCCGCACCGCGCAGCTCGCGGGCTTCGAAGACGCGCTGCTGATCGGCCGGGACGGGCTGGTGTCCGAGGGCGTGACCTGGAACGTCGGCTTCGTCGACGCCGATGGCCGGATCGTCCGCCCCGAAGGCCCGGCGCTGCCCGGGGTGACGGAGGCGCTGCTCCCCGGGGGCGCGTCCGAGCCGGTCCCCCTGGAACGGACCAAGGGCATGCGGACGGCCTTCGCGACCAACGCGGCGATCGGCGTCCGCGCCCTGTCGTCGGTGGACGGCACCCCGCTGGACACGGCGCATCCGGTGCTGGATGAGCTGCGGGAGGCGTATCTGGCGGTGCCGGGGGAGGAGTTGTAG
- a CDS encoding dienelactone hydrolase family protein, with the protein MTTVTTRTIEYPADGLTMIGHLALPAGVDRRPAVLVGPEGVGLSDVERRRADALAELGYVALAFDLHGGRYLGDPEEMLARCLPLLADPDRMRGIGHAALDVLRAEPRTDPDRFAAVGYGTGGAIALELGRDGVDLRAIATVNGLTTGRPGEAARIRCPVWAGVGSEDPIMPPAQRDAFTAEMQEAGVDWRLVVYGGALHAFHHPPVDHIVLPGVGYHPQHAQRAWRDVVDLLAECLPITD; encoded by the coding sequence ATGACGACAGTGACAACGCGCACGATCGAATACCCGGCCGACGGCCTGACGATGATCGGGCACCTCGCGCTCCCGGCCGGTGTCGACCGTCGGCCCGCGGTCCTGGTAGGGCCCGAGGGAGTGGGGCTCAGCGATGTCGAGCGCCGCCGGGCCGATGCGCTCGCGGAGCTGGGATACGTGGCGCTGGCCTTCGACCTCCACGGCGGGCGCTACTTGGGTGACCCTGAGGAGATGCTGGCCCGTTGCCTGCCGCTGCTCGCCGACCCCGACCGGATGCGAGGTATCGGCCACGCGGCACTCGACGTGCTCCGCGCCGAACCGCGGACCGACCCGGACCGCTTCGCCGCCGTCGGCTACGGCACCGGGGGCGCGATCGCGCTGGAACTCGGGCGCGACGGCGTCGACCTGCGTGCGATTGCGACAGTCAACGGACTGACCACGGGCCGACCGGGCGAGGCGGCGCGCATTCGCTGCCCGGTGTGGGCCGGGGTCGGGTCGGAAGACCCGATCATGCCGCCCGCGCAACGGGACGCCTTCACCGCCGAGATGCAGGAGGCGGGCGTCGACTGGCGCCTCGTGGTCTACGGCGGCGCCTTGCACGCCTTCCATCACCCACCGGTCGACCACATCGTGCTTCCCGGGGTCGGTTATCATCCTCAGCACGCGCAGCGAGCTTGGCGGGACGTCGTCGACCTGCTCGCCGAGTGCCTGCCCATAACGGACTGA
- a CDS encoding MFS transporter: protein MSSSSTTPSYAAVLRTRHACRTFGAALLGRLSYGMVSLSLVLAVKESTGSYAVAGTVMALFALTSVFLSPTRAGLVDRYGPRRALLPMAAAYALLLAGLAFATWWPGASGVLLGLLAAPAGACTPPLGPVMRTLWSDLLPDRRLLQRAYSLDSVAEELLFVAGPLLVGLLVQIAAPSAGLAVSAVLVLTGTLALVTSPAARGWTGREKAPAGPAQPSGEPAPRGLLRGNPGLRQAITVSAAVGICLGAFELLVIAFAEAHHEPQAIAWVLAALCGGSAVGGLVYGALPWRASNRLRLAFLVVPLGLTLAAAGVSPHPYVLIVWAALGGLFIAPAITTAYLIADESADPAGRTKAGAWVNTAFNAGSAGATAATGLLVGRLPLWLCFALAAVPVVLSAATAVRRAGRPAADAAARPEPQGERASDTERQAAVVS, encoded by the coding sequence ATGTCTTCGTCTTCCACGACGCCTTCGTACGCCGCTGTGCTGCGTACCCGCCATGCCTGCCGTACCTTCGGTGCCGCCCTGCTGGGCCGGCTCTCCTACGGCATGGTCTCCCTGTCACTGGTGCTGGCGGTGAAGGAGTCCACCGGCTCCTATGCCGTCGCCGGAACCGTCATGGCGCTCTTCGCGCTGACCAGCGTCTTTCTCTCACCGACCCGGGCCGGTCTGGTCGACCGGTACGGGCCGCGCCGGGCCCTGCTCCCCATGGCCGCCGCCTATGCGCTGCTCCTGGCCGGGCTGGCGTTCGCGACTTGGTGGCCGGGGGCGTCCGGGGTTCTGCTGGGGCTGCTGGCGGCGCCCGCGGGCGCGTGTACGCCTCCGCTCGGCCCGGTGATGCGGACCCTGTGGAGCGACCTGCTGCCCGACCGGCGGCTCCTGCAGCGTGCGTACAGCCTGGACTCGGTCGCCGAGGAACTCCTCTTCGTCGCGGGACCGCTGCTGGTGGGGCTGCTGGTGCAGATCGCGGCACCGTCGGCCGGTCTTGCGGTGAGCGCCGTACTCGTCCTGACCGGAACGCTCGCCCTGGTCACCTCTCCGGCGGCCCGCGGCTGGACCGGCCGCGAGAAGGCGCCCGCCGGACCGGCGCAGCCCTCCGGGGAACCCGCCCCGCGCGGGCTGCTGCGCGGCAACCCCGGTCTGCGCCAGGCGATCACCGTCTCGGCCGCGGTCGGCATCTGCCTGGGAGCCTTCGAACTCCTGGTGATCGCCTTCGCCGAAGCGCACCACGAGCCCCAGGCGATCGCCTGGGTGCTGGCCGCGCTCTGCGGCGGCAGCGCCGTCGGCGGTCTGGTCTACGGCGCCCTCCCGTGGCGCGCCTCGAACAGGCTGCGGCTGGCATTCCTCGTGGTGCCGCTGGGCCTGACCCTGGCCGCGGCGGGCGTCTCGCCCCATCCGTACGTACTCATCGTCTGGGCGGCGCTGGGCGGCCTGTTCATCGCCCCGGCCATCACGACGGCCTATCTGATCGCGGACGAGTCCGCCGACCCGGCGGGCCGCACCAAGGCGGGCGCGTGGGTCAACACGGCGTTCAACGCCGGTTCGGCGGGCGCGACGGCCGCCACGGGCCTGCTGGTAGGCCGCCTTCCGCTGTGGCTGTGCTTCGCCCTGGCCGCGGTCCCGGTGGTCCTGTCGGCGGCAACGGCGGTGCGCCGAGCCGGGCGGCCCGCTGCCGACGCCGCGGCCCGGCCGGAGCCCCAGGGTGAGCGGGCGTCGGACACGGAGCGGCAGGCGGCCGTCGTCAGCTGA